Proteins from one Rosa chinensis cultivar Old Blush chromosome 7, RchiOBHm-V2, whole genome shotgun sequence genomic window:
- the LOC112177636 gene encoding uncharacterized protein LOC112177636, producing the protein MDNSSGSTMHFPMSISQIEFLNGSNFKKWKGDIDLNLGVLDYDHVLKEDPPEELTPTASRESKEKYEKWYKHNKMALIMMKKSISESVRGGIPDSEYAKVFFNSIAEKYKVSDKAEIGNLMKSLTRMQYNGKGSVREYIMRASDTAGKLRALNMSVEDPFLLTYDDSFLMEETDVNG; encoded by the exons ATGGACAACTCGAGTGGTTCAA CCATGCACTTTCCTATGAGCATTAGTCAGATTGAATTTCTGAATGGCTCAAACTTCAAGAAGTGGAAAGGTGACATTGACTTGAATTTGGGAGTTTTGGATTATGATCATGTGTTGAAGGAGGATCCACCTGAGGAATTGACACCAACTGCAAGTAGGGAAAGCAAGGAAAAATATGAAAAGTGGTATAAGCATAATAAGATGGCACTAATCATGATGAAGAAGAGTATAAGTGAGAGTGTGAGAGGAGGCATTCCAGACTCAGAATATGCAAAAGTGTTCTTCAACTCTATTGCTGAGAAATACAAGGTCTCAGACAAGGCAGAAATAGGGAATCTCATGAAGTCTCTTACCAGAATGCAATACAATGGCAAAGGGAGTGTCAGAGAATATATAATGAGGGCTTCTGATACTGCGGGGAAACTCAGGGCACTGAACATGTCTGTTGAGGATCCATTCCTG TTAACATATGATGacagtttcttgatggaagaaactgaCGTGAATGGCTAA